The window TTTAGCTTCAAAACTGTAAGATTTGTTTTAAATCCATTATTTTTCCTAGAAAACGATATTGTTAGTTTGACTTTGCATGAAAGAAAATTCACAAAATGTCAACGGTAATGCCCTTTTCTGAGTTTTTAATTGATTTTGCAATTGTCTTAGATTGAATTATAGATAAAATAAGTTCAAATTGCTCCCCTACCCTTGAACTTTTGGGCTTGGAATTTAAATTTGTCTAGCAAGAACTTAGTAGTTGAGTCTTTCAATGTTATACCACAATGATAATTCCAATTCTTTTCACTTTTCATTTTCTTTCTGGGCGGTGGAATTATTTTATTGACCACTAAAATATTGCTCGTAATCAATCTTGCTTAGCACGGCAGGATTGTAAGACTTTGGTCTACCCCAAGAGATGCACACTTCTCCTACAAATCTCCGCACAGAGTTTAGGGGAGGTCAAACCTTAGACAATTGATTTTTGAGCCATCTACTTCATCCAACTGTCAATAATAATTGTGCTTTCTCTAAATATACAATATAATATGGAGGCTCCAGTTTTTTATACAATATAATATGGAGGCTCCAGTTTTTTAAGTACAAAACAGGGACATTGTGTCTTTCGGCTGTAGGTTCTTATAAATGGAGGTGGCAAAATATTATTCTGTGATGGACATGAGAAGATGACGTTGATTTTTAATGTATTTAAATGACTGCAGTTTTATACATTAGTAGGTTCTGAATTCTGTTTCTGGATTTAATACAGATTATAAGAGATGCTGCTGGAGTTCCTGAAATACTTACAAGGTTAGATTCACCCTCATCTCCCCTGGCTGAAACCATCCCGGAGTATGAGAGCTAAAGGTGCTGTTATGTATGGGAACTAAACTCTTTCTATTTTTGTAGAGTTCACCTTCAAATGATAGTTACCTTTTATGTCCTTGTCTCTGAATAAGTTGTTACTCTTCTTCTGATTTCCCTAAATATTTTGGCGAAATTTTTAAGTAAAGGACGATGAGGAAAAAATCAACCAGCCACCATTAATCACCAAAAAATGTGTAAAATGTTCCATATCTGTAAAAATTCAAGTCAATTGACCGAGATTGAGTGTTTGTAGTTTTCTTGAAGTCTTTATGCATGTGTTTGTTCTTAATTATAGTCTAGATAATCACTGGATAAGAACAAGGAGACTAGTGGAATATTAAAAACTTGGTGTGAAGTGTGAACATGCTTGACTAAATTGCACCCACGCTTATTGACTAAGATGTGCTCTGCTCTGCTGTCTTGCTGGTTTCATTTCTTGTCATCTCATGTTATTGCCTTTACATCACCTGGAAGGACATCTCAATATTTTCTCTTTCCATTTTTATATGTTGCTTGTTTTAAATTCATTTGCCTCTGTCGAGGAAACCTTTTTGCTCTTCAAAATGATCCTCTTGAACATCTGATGACTGATAAGTGTATGGGGTGATCATTTGAAGCTTATGGAGTGCATAATCTTTCTTTAACCTTGGCCGTTCAATTTTGAAGCCGAACATATCTCTTGCCATTGAATTCGTTAGGGTAATGGTTCTTTCGTTGGAGTCTCATGAATTAAGTTGACTGTTTTCAAATTTTATGACATTCGATTACAAATCTACGTTATTATAACGGTCATGATTGAAGGTTGTCATTTATCCTTTATCAAGTGAAAATTACTGCCTTTCTGTTTGCTTTAAATCGACTACCATTGATGCTCCATATCACATTCGGTCTCTGACGTGCTAGCTTTTCTGAGGAGTTTACGTGTGATGGCTATATGCAAGAATTTCTCGTTATATACGGCAGCAGGCAGTGGTGATGTGCATAAGGGAACTCCAATCTGGTTCTGGGTTCAGGTATCGATCGTTGTCTTTGAAGGCTCAACTCTTGGTGTACGGTCGTTGTAGACCAACAGATGCCCACTATTATAGCATCATAGTTGAAGACTTGAAGTGATAGGTGGTTTGAGACTTTGAGTCGTACCTGTCATGTATATTGTTTAGTTTAGGTTCAATGATTTTGAGGCTAATCATGCCACTAAGAAATGAATATTGCATATTGCACATAAACATTTAGTTAAAATGTTGACTTTCCGCCGCTGTTTCTTAGTCAACTTATTAACCCTCTGCTGCAAACCCAGACAATAATTTCACAGCTTTTGGTGAATCGAGCAAAACTGCTTGATTTTCTAATAGCTGGTGTTCTAAAAATCTCTCTTGGCGGCCACCTTGGCGCCACCATCTGTCTGGGTTAATTTGAGCGGCGTCTAGCCGTCTAGGTGAGCTGAGTTTATAAAGATAATATATTGAAAAAGATAATATATACTTATAAAGTTATAATACTAATCTTTTTGTCAAAATATAGGAGTATAAGTTTTTTTCGTTAACATATAGGATCGGAGTATAAGTTTTGTTAAGGGAAAACTACACTTCTATATTCAACTATTTTAATATGTTTTTAGATAAAAACCCAACTAGACGGTCGCCTAATTTTCTCTTGAACACCTGGGTGGTGCTAGGTCCCTCTTCTTTTTTTTTTTTTTTTTTACCTACCCGACTAATCGCTAGATTTTAGAACATATTAATTTGTGCTTATATACTATATAGACATATGTACATAGGTATACGCATACATATGTACATCTATGGTATCTGAAATTATACGTATACATTATGTACCTTCCGTACATTCACATATGGGTGAGAAGAAATATCTCTTGCTCTTTAGAATATTTTTTTATAAACGAAAATCATCTAAATCGTCACTAGCTACTTCTCTTTTAAACTTTTTAATGTGTATTATTCAATTAAATTAGTAGACAACTAGGTATATTTTTGCTTATGAAAAGCAAGTGGGTATTGCAAAATGGTGTTCAAAATCTAGTAATGGAAGTTTCTCAACAGTATCTCCTAAATTTGGAGTAGTGTATCTGAATTTTCATGTCAACATGATAAGAGAAAATGAGAAGAGACGACTTGTGTATATAAAAATTAAAACATACGAAGAAATTAAAGAGACTTGCATCAAGTTCTGCAGAGCAAGCCACTGCCAGCCATATGGTTTTGCAGGCCTGAAATTGCCCAATGTTATGCAAGAGTGGTTCTCCAAACCATAATGGCTCTGAAAGAGAGAGATGGACAGAGAGACCCAATTTAACAAGAGACAAAAGGAGAAGCAGGGTGAAAGCTATCCTCCAAAAAGAAAGAAACAAAACCCTGGTTCAGCACTATTCAATTCAAAACTGCAAAAGAAAGATGAAAATGAAATGTTATGGCCACTTTACTTCCAAATGGAGATTGCCAACTGCAATATCTCTCTGCCTCTCTGCCAAAACCCAGAAAATATCCCAAAAGTATATGATTAACTTTAAACCCTTATATTTACACAGCAAAATGAACCACAAATACTAGAGTTAAGTTAAAAACTTAAAACCCAAGAGATTAAGCACAACCCAATTTCAGATTCATTACATTCCTTCTTCTTCTGATGATGATGGTGATGAATTACTGGTACTACTAAGCTAAACAAGTTGGGTGCCTTCAAAACCATGCAGCAAGTGAGAATTTGGAGCAGCAGAAGCAGACTCCAAATTGGGCAGCATAGGATATTCACCAAGCTCTTGGATAAACCCTTCCAAATCTGCAAACCTCTCCAAAAACCCACCTGACTTCTCTGCATTCCACATCATCTCTTCTTCCTTGATCACTCTCTCCGATCTCTGAAGCTGCTCGAAACCCCGGAACCCGGAACCGCCTCCGTTACTTCTCAGCAGCTCCATTTTCTTGGCCTCGGCCATGAATGCACTTCTCTGATGATGAGCTTCCGACGCTCTTCGTGAAACTCCTTGCGCCCTCTTCTTCTTGTTGCTACAACCGTTGTCGGATGGCTTTCCGGTGAGTCTCTGGACTAGTTCCCGGAAATTGGCCACGTCGGTCTTGATGATCTCGGGTGCAAATATGTGGATGATTCTGATTTTGGGTTTTGGTTTTGATATTGTTTGCGAGTCTCTGTGAACGGCCAAAGCATTTGAGCTTGTTCCCCAAGTTTGTTTCTTGCTCATCATCATCTCCTCCATGAGAAAAGTAGTGAGGGAAAGTTTGAGAGAGAAATGTTGGGAATTGGGAGATTGGGGGTTTGTGGAAGTTGGTGTATATCTATTTGTTTTCAGAAGGGAGAGAAGGGGATGCTTACTTATATAAGGGGAGGGATTAACATTGAGGGGGTGGTGTTACATGTTAATTAACTATTAATCACTTAATCAATTGGATGGCAAATCAGAAAAATATAATACATACAAGATTCAACAAAAATAAAAATAAAAGAGGGGGTTTGTCTGGCAAAAATGCTTTTGTCAATGGAAACAAAATGGTCCCCCCATTACCCAAATTGGTATTTCTTGATTATAGTTATACAAATTGTATGTGTGTTGTTTGTTTAGTGCAAAACTTGTAAGATGGCCTTGAAAGATTTGGGGTTGTGGGAACTATGTGGTGGAACATGTAGACAATAACTAAAGGAGGGCTTATTATCCATTGATTATAGGGTACCCAGTTGCAATTTGCAATTGCATTAATGTAAGCAGTTAGTTCTTACCAGAAACTATTGCATGAATCTCCTCTTCTCCACATCTTGCTTGAGCTCTTGAAGAGCAGAAGAGAGATAGGTGGTTCAAACTTCAAAGTAGAATCATTTTATAGTGGTCATTTTGTTTACCAACCTATTGAAGTGGAATTGGTAGCTCTTGGGTTTGTGGTAACTAAAACTGAGTTTTGATAACTTTCGCTTTATTTTTAGTTTTTACAATAAAAGATCTCTAAGAAAATTTTGAAAATCCTAGAACATAAACAAAGTTAACCAATAGTATGTTTGTGAAGATGAAATATCAAGTCATTTGTGTTGGCTATTAAGGTCTGATGTGGTTGACCCCCAAGAACTATACGGCTAGACCTCCCGGTGGCCGCTATGACAAGCAAGACAATGAAAAACCATTAACTCATTGTTTAGATTTTATCTTATTTTCTTGATTATAATAATTTCATATATGTATATACCACATGTCCACATTTGTTACCACAACAAACTTATTATACTTGTTTTACATAATTGAGTGGACAACAATTTGTTGGTAATCCTGTGAAAATGTTGCAAGTGAAGTAGCTACCTTCATTAGAACTAAAAATATTAAAAATGACTTCTTTCACCACAATGACACAAATTTGTTGTCAGGTCTATTCATGTGGGTATCACAAACATGTATCTCAAAATTTTATGTTAATAACAACCAAATTTGTTTGATTAATTTGCTTAAATTTGATACAGTAAATTCATAATTTAAGGACAGTGAAAAGCAAAGGTTCTAAAAAAGGCCTAGGCACCGCCTAGGCTCCCGGAGATGGTTGCCATCCCGATTTTAGGCAAATCGTCTAGTGTAGGCGGCCGGCCGTTTTTTAGCCACCTAGGCGGCTAGGTGGAAAAAAAAAATTTGAAAAGTGAAAACCATGGATTCAGATGAAGAGGAAGAAGAAACTATGGATTTTGAGTTTGACTCCGATACCGAAGAAGTACTTGAAGGACGTGGAGAAGAAGAATTGGAGGAGTAGGCTTGCAAGAATGTATTTTTCTTTATTTGAATTGTATTTGGACATTGTTGCCTAGTTGGTGAATTGTGTTTTTTACTTTCGGATTTTCCTAAGGTCATTGATGTTTAATTGCGTTTCTTACTTGTTTCAACGACATTGTTGTTGAATTAATGTTGAATTGTATTTCTTATTTTTCTGAGAACATTGTTGTTAGTACATCTTTAAGGACGTATGCTATATATTTTCATTATTTTCAGCGTTATATGTTTTTTTTAAAATTATTTTTAGACATTATAATACATATTTTAATTGTATTTATATAATTATTTGTTATTAAAAAATAAAATAAATACAAAAATAAAAATCCGATTAATCCTCGATTAATCTTTTGGGCGCTATCCGCCCGACTAGCACCCAACGTTTTTTAGAACCTTGATGAAAAGTAACACTTTTTATTATTGGAACAAGGAGAGAGGTGCAATTTTGCCAATGATATTAGTTTAGCGTAATTCTTTTCAATTATAAATCTAATAAGAAAACAACGTGGTAAAATACAAGTCATAGGTGAGCATCCGAATCAAAATTTACTTAGTAACCATTGCGGCATATTTGAAGGTAAAATAAATCTATTGAGTGGGATACCTTCCGTCGATCAATATTGATCTGAGTTTGGGTTTCCGGTGGCTTTCTAATCTAGATATATGGCTTGGGTCTAGTTTGGATGTTGAGTCTTATGTCTTTATTAGTCATTTTAATGTTTGGTGCATGGACAATGGAAACATATTCATTTTGTAGATTCAAATCGTGTTCAGATTGCTTGATCATCCATGTTACCACTCTATTAACTGTAGTTAAATATGAGGAATATTAATTTGGAAAAGATCATGCTCCCCAATATCCATCAGGGTATCAGTTGAGAAATCATGGTAGGCAATGATGGAGGGCAAATCTGTAATGATGGTGCTAAACTATTCCAACAAAATGCCGTGTCGTTGGAAGCAACCAAATGTCATGCGCCCATTGGGCCTTTCCACAATATTGTACGACAGCCGTACTTAATCCCGCGTTTAACACCGACTCTTACTGTTACAATGATTTTTAGCTGTTTAGTCCTCCCAATTTGTTGTAATTAACTTACCTTTACATGATACCAAAATTGGGACATAATCTCTTTTGCATACAAGTTGAATTCAGTTTGCAAAATGGTACGAAGGGTTATACAGCAACTTCAAGCGTGGTATGTGGTTCACCCTTTTCATTTAATAAAGAAAATGAAACTCTTTTTGAAGTTGTATGCCACTCGTTATTTTGAAGAATCAAATAGATAGTTAAATTTTTGAGATTGAGAATTAGCTTCAAAGAGTGCATATACAAAGGGTTACATATTTTGAGCGCAAATTGTACTCCGATCCTAAGTAATCATTGCGAAGCCGGAAACCCATACCGAGAGATATGTCTAGCCGTAAAATGAAAGATAACTCGACAAGCTAAAGAATCAATGTCCTAGCCTCTAGATTTTGAAAGAGTCATAGAAAGGTTGAACCAAAAAACAGGAGTTGAATATTTACGTTTGATTTTGTATCATTAATTGATTATTTAAATGATTTGTCACTAAGCTCTTATCTCATAACTAGTTGAAAGAGGCCGGTTTTAAGAAAAATAGACCGTACTCACTAATGGAGCTTTCGATACTAATTAAACACATGCACACCAACTTGGATCATTCTTAAACACTAACTTAGTGTCTCGTATGAATAATTAGTTGACTATGTTTTAACCTAATTAGTGTCCCATATAAGGTTGCATTATTCATCAATGGAATATATATTTGGTTAGGGGTGGTCACATGGCACACGACTGGTTCTTGTAGAATTGGTATAACTGCCATACCATATAATCGACCAGTTTCACTTTCTCTCCTTTTACATGATCATCATAGTTCGTCCCCTATATGCATGCAGAAAAGGTAGTCATGCTTTTGACAACTCAAATTTTCCTTTACTTCTATTGGGAACATAATTACCAACTTTATTTGTATTTCTTGTCTTCGTCATAATTACATCATGCTGATCATGATTTCCCATATACATGTATAAGTCTATATGTTATATATAACTGGCTTCACTATTTATTCAGTGGGAGAAGTACTAGAGAGAAAAACAATAATTAAATCTTAACTTCGAATTCTATCTAGGCCAATTGTAACATTGTATGTTCGATTATTACTAAAAAAAAAAAACAAAGTAAAAGTGTGGATTGTAAAATTAGACGTGTAAATTTCAGTTCCTTATATAAATTGTCTATATATTATATATTGTTAAATTGGATAGTTGGTGGAAACTAAGCATTTTACTATTAGCCTGGTAAATATTGGGTATCATTATTCTCCACTGTTCTTCCTTTAGCTGCTATCCAAGTTTTTCACTTCGACACTTTTGAAATTAGTCGTTATAATTCTCACTTGTTCTTGAAAAAGAAAGAAACTATCTTAGTTTTTCCGATGAGAACAAGTACGTGTTAGCCGGCAGATTAAAAGGTTAAAGGCAACTAAATGCAAGAATTATGTACGGCTGGATCGGAGATTCTGGTTTTCTGAGAGAAACTTTAACCGTCGATGTGCATGTGAATGTGATGAAGGTTGTGCTCGTGCATGCATGTGTATGTGTGTTGCGTCATCATCTCTGGGAGAGAGTGAGTGCACACGGGTCTCGTGCCGGCCCAGTGGCCCACGGCGCGTCGACGTGCGGGAGAGCGAGTGCCTTGACGTCGTCGTCCTCGTCCTTCTCTTCCATGGGATGAGCGGCACTCACGACTGCACTCGACGATCCAGTACTCATAGCTAACTGGGTCTTCGCTGGCTTCTACTTCTTCTTTTTTTTCTTTGAGAAGGCATCTTTGCTGGTTTTACATGCATTATTTTAGCAAACGAAAAATTGCCCCTAGCCTGCTGGTGTTTTTGTTTTGAAGAGCTAGCTAGCTAGCTAGCTGCAGTGTATATATGTTTACACATGAATATATATTGTGGCATGCACGTACACATAATAAAGATCCTTCTTCGATCTGATATATATGGTACTACTCGCACGTATTACACTTGTGGTTTCAGCTAGCTAGCTAGACGCTTCCAACTACCAATTCAGGTAAAATCCTCGGAAAATTATTGGCTTTCTGATATGAATATATATGATGAAACCCTGTAATCCAAACCCAAATTCATTGTCCAAGTCGCCCCACAAGATTGACTCTTCTTTCTAATTTAAATTCCTCGCTCTTTAGATGGCGGGTCTTTTCCATTTCTAATTTCTTACTTGCGCGCGCATGTATAAAAATTACTTAATCTGCAGCTATATATAGATCGATCGAAGTGGTTGATTAATTAGTATATTTTCAAGTGTTACAAGATTTCAACATCTCTTTGATTATCGATCCGCAACGTAGGTACTATATAAACGAACTAACAGAGAGAAGAATATTTTGGTAAATGTCAAGGCTTGAACACTAGCCTGACACTGTGTTTTATTTATACAGATCAGTTGTTTACAAGATAAACATCTCATGTACTTGAGATAACAACAAATACAAACAGAACTCTATCGTTTGTGATACATGGGATATACATAGCATATCTAGAGATTAGAGAATCTAGGGAACTAGCTGTTCCTATCTGAACTGGAATCATCATGATCTCTTAATTCTGTTAGGTTTGGCTTATCATTCCCCCGCAAGCTGAGTGGTCTGGGAAGAACAGGAAGCTTGGAGACCAAAAAATGAAAACGAGAGGCAGACAAACCTTTTGTAAAGATGTCAGCAACTTGATCAGCAGTAGGAACGAAAAGAACTTGCAACTCTTTATTCACAACCTTCTCTCTGACATAATGATAATCAACTTCTACATGCTTCGTCCTGGCATGGAAAACTGGATTGGATGCAATGACAATAGCTGATAAGTTATCACACCAAATTTTGGGGCACTGTAAGAATAGATTAAGATCACAAAACATGGACCTTAACCAAGAAATTTCTGCAGCAGTAAAGGCAAGTTGTCGCTACTCTGCTTCGGCACTCGAGCGGGACACAGTACGATGAGTCTTGGAGCTCCATGAAATGAGGTTCGAGCCAAGATACACACAATAGCCGCCAGTAGATTGACGATTATCCGGATCTCCAGCATAGTCGGCATCAGAGTAGGCACTTATAAACAAAGAACCAGGCTGATATTTAAGGCCATAATTGACTGAGAACTTGAGATAACGCAGAATGCGTTTAACAGCAATCCAGTGGATATTGGTTGGAGAATGCATGAATTTACAAACCTGATTGACCGAGTAAGATATATCTGGCCTTGTGAGTGTGAGGTACTGGAGAGCTCCAACCACGTGTCGATACTCAGTAGGATCAATGAGTGGTGTTCCAGAGTGAAGGCTTAATTTCTGACCAGTTGCAGATGGAGTTGCACAAGGATTGGCTTCAAGCATCTTTGTTCGAGTAAGTAAATCCACAATATACTTTTTCTGAGTCAAGTAGAGAGAAGAGCCATCATAAGTAGCTTCAACACCAAGGAAGTAGTGTATGCGACCAAGATCTTCATGGAGAACATTTTGCCTAGCTCAGATATAAGTTGAGATAAGTGACTGCTGCTGTTGCCGGTGATCAATATATCATCCACATAAATAAGCAGAATAAGAAAAATGCCATTTTGTGCATATGTAAACATAGAATAGTCGGAGAGAGACTCCAAGAACCCCAAGCTTTCCAAGTATTCGGCAAAATACTGAAACCAAGCCCTCGGTGCCTGTTTGAGGCCATAGAGGGAGCGTTTTAATCTGCAAACATGATTGGGAAAGTTCAGATCAGTAAAGCCAGGAGGTTGTTTCATGTAAACTTCCTCTGTCAAGTGTCCATGTAGAAATGCATTGTGCACATCAAGTTGTCGAACATGCCAACCATTGGTAACAGCAAGAGCAAGAATTAAACGGATGGTTGAGTGCTTCACCACGGGACTGAACGTTTCAGAGAAATCAATGCCCTCTTGTTGATGAAAACCATTAGCAACCAGTCGAGCCTTATAGCGTTCAATACTGCCATCTGCTTTCCTTTTGAGTTTGAATATCCACTTGTTGGGCAAGACATTCATGGATGATGTAGATGGAACCAAGTCCCAAGTTTCATTCTTTTGTAAAGCACGAAATTCTTCTTCCATTGCTAAGCGCCAGTTTGCATCTTTGGCAGCTTTACTGTAACACGTAGGTTCTGCAACAACATCATTGGTGAGAGAAACNNNNNNNNNNNNNNNNNNNNNNNNNNNNNNNNNNNNNNNNNNNNNNNNNNNNNNNNNNNNNNNNNNNNNNNNNNNNNNNNNNNNNNNNNNNNNNNNNNNNNNNNNNNNNNNNNNNNNNNNNNNNNNNNNNNNNNNNNNNNNNNNNNNNNNNNNNNNNNNNNNNNNNNNNNNNNNNNNNNNNNNNNNNNNNNNNNNNNNNNNNNNNNNNNNNNNNNNNNNNNNNNNNNNNNNNNNNNNNNNNNNNNNNNNNNNNNNNNNNNNNNNNNNNNNNNNNNNNNNNNNNNNNNNNNNNNNNNNNNNNNNNNNNNNNNNNNNNNNNNNNNNNNNNNNNNNNNNNNNNNNNNNNNNNNNNNNNNNNNNNNNNNNNNNNNNNNNNNNNNNNNNNNNNNNNNNNNNNNNNNNNNNNNNNNNNNNNNNNNNNNNNNNNNNNNNNNNNNNNNNNNNNNNNNNNNNNNNNNNNNNNNNNNNNNNNNNNNNNNNNNNNNNNNNNNNNNNNNNNNNNNNNNNNNNNNNNNNNNNNNNNNNNNNNNNNNNNNNNNNNNNNNNNNNNNNNNNNNNNNNNNNNNNNNNNNNNNNNNNNNNNNNNNNNNNNNNNNNNNNNNNNNNNNNNNNNNNNNNNNNNNNNNNNNNNNNNNNNNNNNNNNNNNNNNNNNNNNNNNNNNNNNNNNNNNNNNNNNNNNNNNNNNNNNNNNNNNNNNNNNNNNNNNNNNNNNNNNNNNNNNNNNNNNNNNNNNNNNNNNNNNNNNNNNNNNNNNNNNNNNNNNNNNNNNNNNNNNNNNNNNNNNNNNNNNNNNNNNNNNNNNNNNNNNNNNNNNNNNNNNNNNNNNNNNNNNNNNNNNNNNNNNNNNNNNNNNNNNNNNNNNNNNNNNNNNNNNNNNNNNNNNNNNNNNNNNNNNNNNNNNNNNNNNNNNNNNNNNNNNNNNNNNNNNNNNNNNNNNNNNNNNNNNNNNNNNNNNNNNNNNNNNNNNNNNNNNNNNNNNNNNNNNNNNNNNNNNNNNNNNNNNNNNNNNNNNNNNNNNNNNNNNNNNNNNNNNNNNNNNNNNNNNNNNNNNNNNNNNNNNNNNNNNNNNNNNNNNNNNNNNNNNNNNNNNNNNNNNNNNNNNNNNNNNNNNNNNNNNNNNNNNNNNNNNNNNNNNNNNNNNNNNNNNNNNNNNNNNNNNNNNNNNNNNNNNNNNNNNNNNNNNNNNNNNNNNNNNNNNNNNNNNNNNNNNNNNNNNNNNNNNNNNNNNNNNNNNNNNNNNNNNNNNNNNNNNNNNNNNNNNNNNNNNNNNNNNNNNNNNNNNNNNNNNNNNNNNNNNNNNNNNNNNNNNNNNNNNNNNNNNNNNNNNNNNNNNNNNNNNNNNNNNNNNNNNNNNNNNNNNNNNNNNNNNNNNNNNNNNNNNNNNNNNNNNNNNNNNNNNNNNNNNNNNNNNNNNNNNNNNNNNNNNNNNNNNNNNNNNNNNNNNNNNNNNNNNNNNNNNNNNNNNNNNNNNNNNNNNNNNNNNNNNNNNNNNNNNNNNNNNNNNNNNNNNNNNNNNNNNNNNNNNNNNNNNNNNNNNNNNNNNNNNNNNNNNNNNNNNNNNNNNNNNNNNNNNNNNNNNNNNNNNNNNNNNNNNNNNNNNNNNNNNNNNNNNNNNNNNNNNNNNNNNNNNNNNNNNNNNNNNNNNNNNNNNNNNNNN of the Fragaria vesca subsp. vesca linkage group LG6, FraVesHawaii_1.0, whole genome shotgun sequence genome contains:
- the LOC101300945 gene encoding uncharacterized protein LOC101300945; translation: MEEMMMSKKQTWGTSSNALAVHRDSQTISKPKPKIRIIHIFAPEIIKTDVANFRELVQRLTGKPSDNGCSNKKKRAQGVSRRASEAHHQRSAFMAEAKKMELLRSNGGGSGFRGFEQLQRSERVIKEEEMMWNAEKSGGFLERFADLEGFIQELGEYPMLPNLESASAAPNSHLLHGFEGTQLV